A stretch of DNA from Lycium ferocissimum isolate CSIRO_LF1 chromosome 4, AGI_CSIRO_Lferr_CH_V1, whole genome shotgun sequence:
AATATAAAGTTAAGAAATTCATTATGTTTAAGTAAAGTATTTACTATAATATTTGAAGGATCAATCAACACATTattaaagcataaaaagaaTTTAGATTTTTAAATGTGTCTCATTATTAAAACAATCAAATCAAGCAATTTAACAAAATTAGACTTACTTTTAGCTAAACCAACTATATTCGTAGCTCGTCTTTTttatgtaaaaatatttttaaatttatatttttataataatttaaaaaatatttcaatcatctaaacatactcaatttcaacatttttattGAAACACCTAATTGCTTATTTAAAAAATCAACACCTAAAAAATACTACTCtttctgtcccaaaaagattatccccttttatatttagaaacaatttaacttatgatatgatttacagTCATATAAATATCTAAAGATTATTCTGAATcacacatttaaaaaaaaaaaatatttcttaaactttatatCTAGTCAAAACAGGAACAATTTTTTTAGAACGGGGGGAGTACGTTCTAGCAGCTAATAATCCAAGCGGCTCTTCATTTCTAAGTTCAAATAAGATTTGTTTCATCTTTCAAGTCAATAGTAAACGCACATAACAACTAAAGCAAAACAGCTAATGGAGATGTAGATATGGAAGCCCCTGATAATCACCAGCTTTTTCAGCCATGTCAATGTATTGCTCTCAAAACTTAAAAACCATTTTCAGCAAAAAATCCATAGTAATTTCAAGAACCATCATATCATGGCCATTTTCCACTTCATCAAACTTAACCACCGCAATTCTCAATGCCAAGAACCCAACCCAAGCAATGCATATCTTCAATTCAACACCCCAAAAGGATCTTACACTACACTCAGCCATTGTTCATTACTTAACCAAAGCAAGATTGTATCTTGACGCcaggtgtttgataaaatgcctcACTGAAAATCTTGGAAAAAACAACAACCCAAGAAAGGtttgttctttaattttcaatGCTCTTGGGAAAATAGAATCTGGGTGTGGGTCTAATGTGTTTGGGGTGTTGATTATTGCTTTATGTGAAATGGGGTTTGTTGATGATGCTTATTTGGTGTACCAAAAAATGGGAAAGTTACCATCTTTGCATGCTTGTAATGCTCTTTTAGATGGGTTTGTTAAAATGGGAAAGATTGAATTCATGTGGGATATTTATAGAAATATGGTTTCTATTGGGTTATGTCCTAGTGTAGTGACATATGGAGTATTGATTGATGCTTGTTGTCTGAAAGGTGAGATTTTGAAAGCTAAATTGCTATATGATGAGATGggtgaaaaaggaataaaaccAAATGTTGTGATATTCACCACTTTGATACGCGGGTTTTGTAATGTGAATAAGATACAGGAAGCTGAACAGATGTTTGCGAAAATGTGGGAGATTGGAGTTTTGCCTAATCTTTTCACTTATAATACTCTAATGGATGGGTATAGCAAGAAGGCCGATGTGGGAAGAGGTTTTCAATTATATCGAGAAATGCTGAATCATGGAATTCTTCCGAATGTTGTTACTTTTGGGATCTTGATCGACATGCTTTGCAAAGTGGGTGAAGTGATAGCAGCAAGGAACTTGTTTGCATGTATGGTGAAGTTTGGGGTAGGCCCCAATTTGTTTGTCTATAATTGTCTGATTGATGGCTGTTGCAATTCATATGATATGTCGAGCGCACTGGAAATGTATTCTGAGATGGAAAAGCTTGGTATTTCTCCGGATGTTGTGACTTATGGTACACTGATAAAGGGTCATTGTACTCTTGGGGAAGTGGAGGAAGCAGAGAAGTTTTTGCTGAAAATGGACGCAACAGGGGTGGTCGTGAACTCTGTGATTTATAATCAGCTGATTGATAGGTATTGCAAGGATAGAAATATGGAGAAGGCTTTGGCATTGTGTTCTCAGATGATAGAGAAGGGTGTCCAGCCCGATGTAGTCACCTTCTCTATATTGATAGATGGTTTTGGCAAGGTAGGGAATCTAGAAGCGGCAGTGGGTGTCTATACTGAAATGGTTATTAAAGGGCTGAAGCCCGATGTGGTTGCTTATACAGCTTTGATTGATGGTCACTTCAAAAAAGGAAACACAAAAGCTGCTCTAAGGCTACATAAGGAGATGATGGAGGCTGGAGTTGCTCCTAACACTTTGACTTTTACTTGTTTGGTTGATGGATTTCTCAAGAACGGAATGATTAGTGATGCGAtcaagtttttcttgaaaataagcagTTCTAGATCTACAGGAGTCGACGGAGACTTCAGTAATGGTGTTCTTTCTTTCCCTAACAATGTTACTTATTCTGCCTTAATCCACGGTTTATTAAAAGATGGGCAGTATTTCAAAGCTAATAAGTTTTTCGTGGATCTACGACGTAATGGTCTGTATCCAGATTTACCTACTTATGCCATGATGATACAACGTCATTTTGAGGCCAGGCGCATAACTCGTGTCATGATGCTAAAGGCAGATATGTTAAAGACTGGTTTTATGCCTAATCCTTGCATGTGTAATGTCTTGCTCAAGGGCTACCAAGATATGGTTGATCTCAGCTCAACTTCTAAGTGTTATGAGGAATTAAAAGATTTAGGTGTGGTTTGTTCCAAAGCATCTCTAATGCAAAGCCTCCAGGATCACGTAAATAGCAGTGCCCTGTTGACTTAACTAACTAGTATGCTAGTGGCATCCTTGTCTGTAAAATTCAGTATCTTCTGAGAACCGCCTAGCCTTTTGATTCGTGTTGATTAGATGAGTATCCCTGGGGGGCTATCAATATTGCAATTAGGGGAAAGTGCGGGGAGCAACCTCAAACTTCTAGATTGGAGCATCACAAAGGCTCAGGTGTCCCCTCGGCTTAGCAGTGTAGCTGGAACTGTGGAATATGCAAACTTTCATAGCCTTCAGTGGCCACTATCCTGCTGAGGCTATGGCACAGGATGACTGTGGAGAAACTGATAGTCTAAACGTCAAGCGAAAGAAACATCAACATGCAGTACCCGGCATTCAAAGAGTTGTCCGAAAGCTGATGCTATAAACTGGTATGCACAACCATTAAGAGGTAGGAAATGCAGAATCTCATTTCCTTGCTGGCACATAATCGCGGGCCTCCTGGCCTAAATTGTTTTAGCATCACTGGTATTTCAGCACAACCCCAGTTGGTGACAGTCAATATGGTGGGAATTTTGTTCAAACATAAATCACGTTTGGTCTTACAATCAAGGAGAACACCATAGATCTTGATGATACTTCATAGCTGCAAAAAGTGCCAAGGCattgttaagttaaaattaataACTCTTGTTCAAGTCTGTGCAGCTAAAGCTGATTTTGAAGCTAAGCGCGGACGGATGTAAATGGCTTGATACTTTCATTCACTTCTTTGAGAAAGATGGTTCTAAGATCGAGCCTATGTCGTTAACTTGTCTCTTCTATGGATTTATTTTGTCCCATGAATACATTGTAGTTCCTCTTTAAAGTGTCTTCCTCACCTTCAGACCCCGCGCATAATGGGAGCATAATGCACTGGACTCCCTTGTAAACATGTACATCAGGGCTGAGTTAAGGTCGCATTTTTCAGTTGGTTCAACTGTAATTAGCTCGTAGAGTGTACTGTGATTATTATGAGCTCCAAATAGTCAAACAGTCAGTATCATAGCTATGAGAAATAAATTAGTTGAGTCCACAACTCCTGATTTCACATTGTATACAGATACTGAGtcccacaaaagaaaaaaagaaaaaaaacgatATTATGCAAAAGGTGTAAAGAATAAGCTTTCACTTCTCCATACCTTATCTTAAGAAATTTATTTGGCTACGTCTCCAATCTTGCAACTTACCATCATATGATTAACCAAGGAAAGAGGAAAGCAGTTTTGATCAAATTTATGATCACTACGCAAATGACtttacatttttagtcattAGTTAcctgtctttctttatttcttttttagttgCAATAATATTTTCTGGTTTTATACGAGTTAAGAAAATGacgtttttaaaaagtttaattaaACACTTCAAAAGGAAATGAAGTTCAACTTTGCAATACTATCAAATAAAAATGCATAAACCAACGAAAAAAATCCAAGAATTATACAAATGTTAACGCATGCGTATATAACACATTCAATTAGCTGAACAGAAACTTTTAAGGAGTAAAATTAACgggaaagggccaaaattacccctgaactttgggaaatagttcatCTATCTGCTGCGTTATattttagggccaattatatcTGCCTTCTTGCATTATCTTTATAGGGTCAATTATCTGTCTAACATCTGCGAACGCTACATTCTTAAAATTcttcaaattattttcccctcaaataattttttacccccTAAAATAACCCAATCcgacccgattttttttttttttccggccaAATCGATCGGACCCAACCCATTACCCcttggtcaaaaaaaaaaaatcgggtcgGGTTGGattattttagtgggtaaaaattatttgaggaaaaataattttgaagctACTGGATGATCTTTGATGTGCATAAGCGTTGTTAGGCGATAATCGATTGATAAAAGATAACTAAGAAGCAATATAATTGCCAAagataacgaagggtatggataTTAACTATTTCAAAGTTAAAAGCTGAGTAATTTAGTTACTTTTCCGTAAAATTAATGGATTtgttttgatgaagatttttaaTGTCCATAGCGCCTAAAAAAGTGAACTTGAATGTACGTATCTACCCCTATGATAAGCAATACATAATTTTGAGTATGATCTAAtacattaataaataaataaaacaaaaaaaacaaaaaaaaacaaaaaactgaACAATGAcatatgacatgtgattgtatCGAGTTATAGATTGATCTACGATGAAACGAGCAACAAAATTTTACGATAATTTTTTCACTCCCGCTacctcttcttctctttctttcactattcccACAATGGTCTTAGTAAAATAGTATCGTTATATATTACAATCTCTTGAAAATGAATTGGTTTACTTTTATTACAAGTTTTATTTCGCCCATTTAAAGAGATAGATTCTGACCATTTGATCAATGAATCATTAGTGTAACTGAAGCATCAAACAAATGATATTCTTTTCGTCAACAAACAAGCGTTACCCAGTTCAtttttaattgattttctttGATCTTCTATTAACTAATCCAACCGTCAACAGTGTTaggtagaattttttttttgtgtgttactttaaaaaattagtaGTGCATCATGCACAGGTCAAAAATCATTTAGTTTGAATTTTACGATCAACCGGatttattttaactttaaagTTTCTTGACGTAGTTGATGTAATCATTATTTACATACAACTCTAGTACTATACGTACTCCCTCCGCATATTACTTGGTCACTTTTTCTTTTACACGCCccttaaaaaatcataaataaaagatatattttactaccttacccctatctctctcTAATTAATACATTTTAATcaatattgactattttcaagaacatttaatactaaaggtaagatgggaaagaattaattatttttatctcggttttgtaaatgaacaagtaatttgagacatatatttttagtaatgtggccagataatatgggacggagggagtaattaaccATTTCTAAAATAGTAAAGTGGGTACTTTCAGGGAAACAAAATCCTATATAATTGGTCTAAATGACTATATAAAGTCAAAATCTAGTTGTGTGAACCCGATGTCAATCTTGTTAAAGACTTAAAGTTTCATTGTAACGATTCAACAAACTTCcttcaaattaaaatttagcGAAATATGCAATGCACTAATGGTGTAAAAATTACACAATCAAGTCActtaattattaatgaattaagattataaaaattaatattcaaTAAGCTAATAAAAATAGTAACTTCCTACTATGttaaactaaataaaatgtaaaaattaaaatatttactctATCATTATAAGAGTTAAATCCTTTTCGCTAACGTCTAGGATTTGCGTGTCAAATCCAGGAAGGATCATTCATTATATTATGAAACTAATTGGTTTTTTTATGAGGTCAAGGTCGACATAATAAATTATAGTTGAGTACACGTGAGAATGTTTGATAACATATTTTATTACAACTAATACTTTAGcgtttataatttaaatatatgAAGAATTGTTTGACGTGAGCCCTTATGATTGGTTAGCAAATTGTCCAATAGAATACTGCAGATCACAGTGAAGTCATGGGCTTAATTTGTTActaattattttgttagcccCTTCgagacaattaaaaaaaaaaaaatcgttttaGTATTGGTTTCTGATACTGCATTCTACCTATGAATGACTAATCATGAGTATTCTTTATGATAAAGTGGGTATTCATGTGATTATATTTAAAACACGCGTCTTTTTCCTGAATGAATTAtaagtgaatatatatatatatatatatatatatatatatatatatatatatatatatatatatatatatatatatatttctgttgtttacataaaataaaataacattatAGATTCCAAAACATAATGTTGAAATGTATAGCAGTAAAAGAACAATATACCAACAAGTTTTGATCATTACCATCACTTCTCAATCGTCATATATTGATGAAATCGGGcgtgtaattttttttcaattataaaaCCTCTGATTTGAGGTTACTTTTGGCAATATTGATATAAGATAAATTGTTAGTAAAAAAGCAAGCAAAACATATATTCCCTATTCCAAAAAGATGACAATATTTCCTTGTTAACCagtttcttttgaaaatatttaattttaatctctcattttattcttaatgataATTGTTTATAATAACACAAATATAATGATATATTTATAACACCAAAATTTCAACCCAGTCAAACTATGTGAAATGGAGCGAGTACAAAAAACTCAATAACAATTCATTGTTCAGGGATAGCATAGTGTAGGCACTAAAATTTAATCGAACTTAAATCCACAAATAATTTGGATCATATTCTAAATTCAAGATGTATTGgtccaaacaaatattatggGCTAATATAATCGGATTAATTGATTAAGTCCAATTGTTATGGATTAAATTGAAAGACTAATTCAATTGGACTAGTCTATCTTGTTGGACTTCACATGATGAGCCCACTCTATTAGCCCAAGGTCCATGCCACGTATCAAATGACGTGGCGCGCCAAGTCAAGTCAAggaccaataaaatcatgccaCGTGTATAAGTGACGCAGCATGCCAAGGCAATAGAAGAACCAACCAAATGTCGCCAAGTGTTCAAATGAGAAGGTTCaaccaatcatatacaaacCCTAGCTCATcccctacaactataaataggggtcttcacaaagccaaagaaaggaagaaaaaagatagaaaagcTCTCGGTATGCAAGTCTTCCGCATACTAAGAAGTCTTCGCTCCAAGTGGTGAGCCGCAAGTTTCCATACCTCTACGTTTGTGATTAAAGCTCGGCTCCGCATTCGTAGTAAAGTATCAACAACAAGTGATCTgtccattcaagaacaagcaaagccctTGATTGACGGCCGTATCGTGAGGAGAAGAATCAGAGGattacatctttttatttaaggtttcataaagattgtaacccccgcacaaattcttgaaattaaatattactctttgtcgctatttttcttgtcttgattattattttcaggaACGAAAGATTAGTTGTTACAAATTTGGCACGCCCAGTGGGACAATCTTTACCTCTCATCTCTTCTCTCCAATAGTCGAACTTCAAAAAATACTAAGATGGCTTCCAAGAAGGTCAACTCGAAATCCGCATCCGCAAACACTACCGGATCCAAATTCTCCGTTGCTGTTGAAAACATCCTAGATGTTACTGAGGGGAGCATCGGACCTGTCACAAGGAACCAAGCCAAATTGCTAGGGCAACGAGTTCCGCAAGCACAGCCCGAATCGTCGTCGTCTTTGGTCCGTCTTCAAAAGACGTGAGATCTTCCGCAAACACCATAGAAGAAGGGGAGAATGTTGCCAAAATGGTGGAGAGGGCTCTTGCccaacttagtttatctaagcCCAAGAAATCCTTCAGGAAAGCTGACGATGATGTCTTGAGCACTGGATCTACTCCATGTAACATGTCCGCATCCTATGTTCGCGAAAATCCGTGTTATTCTTCTTCTATGATGGTGATGCATGCGATGATGACGAATGCTTCAACTGTTGAAGAACAACTCGCGAGCTTGACAAAGGCAATTGGAGACTTGACCAAATATGTGCAAGATCAAGATAATCGAATCGTCAAGTTGACAGACAGGTTTGATAGTGTGATGGAGGGGGATTCGAGTCATGCCCCTGGAAAACGTCCTCAAGCACAAGAAAGGATTGAATCTCCCGCAAAACAGGTGGAACGTGCTTCAGAAATCCAAGTTTCCTCTGAAGGGATGATTCCAATCAatcaaataaaagagttcatcaTGGGGACCATCAAGGATAAATATGATGTTTCCGCAAAATCATCCCTTACATATGTGAAGCCGTACACTGCGAGGATTGATAGCTTGAAGATGCACGGTTATCAACCCCCAAAATTTCAGAAAGGTTTGATGGCAAGGGAAATCCAAAGCAACATGTGGCACACTTCATTGAAACATGCAACAACGCCGGAACATATGGTGATTACCTTGCCAAACAGTTTGTTCTTTCCTTAAAGGTTATGCTTTTGATTGGTACACGGACAGAGTCTGGTTCCATTAATAGTTGGGAGCAAATGGAGCAGGAGTTTCTCAACCGCTTCTATAGCACAAGACGCACCGTAAGCATGGTGGAACTTACAAACACCCGCCAGCGAAAGGAAGAACCAGTTATTGACTTCATCAACCGATGGAGGCATGCAAGTCTAAACTGCAAAGATAGACTTAGCGAAGCTTCGGGAATAGAGATGTGCATTCAAGGTATGCACTGGGTTCTCACCTATATCTTGCAAGGCATAAAGCCTAAGActtttgaagaattggccaCTCGTGCTCATGACATGGAGTTAAGCATGGCATCAGTCGGAAGTGAAGCGCCGCCGGTCTACGAATCCCGCAAAGGTAAAGATAAGCAAGAAGTAAAGAAAGTGGGGAGATATTTTTCCAAGACCGAAAACAAAGAATCCATGAACGTTAATGTTGCGCCTGTGAAGTTCACCACTAAAGTAAGCAAGAAGCAGAGCGTAAAGACAACTTCTTTGGAGGATAGAGCAAATCGAAAACTAACTTTGAAGGAGATGCAAGAGAAGGACTATCCATTCCTTGATTCAGACGTTTACGCAATCTTTGATGAACTTCTTGGGCTGAAACTTTTTGAGTTACCCGAGATGAAGCGGCGAATGAAGCAGGGAGAACTGATGAACCGAATTATTGCAAGTACCACCGGTTGATCGGCCACCCTATCGAGAAATGCTTTGTCTTCAAGGATAAAGTTATGGAGCTAGCCCGCGAAGGAAAGATTTCACttgaagatgagaaagaaaatgCAAACCAAGTTGGTGTCACAATTAGCTCGCTCGATCCAGTCATGACTGCGCAACTTTGTTGAAGGATATGGAGAGAAAGACATCCCGAACATGTGTCTGGCAGGAATGATTAAGTTTGGAGACTTCGAACCAATTAATGTGAATGAAATGTTTTCTCTTCTTACACCGAGCGATGTTGTATCAGTAGAAGGAGGACCGTCTGAAGAAGACGAAGACCAAATTGCTCATCTTGATGATGGGGGTTGGACTCTCGTAACTCGTCGCAAGCGCCGCAAAACAGGTTCGCGAAAGGATTCAGTGAAACGACAAACTAAGGGAAAGAAGGTGAGTAAACCCGAAACAAAAAATCCAGTTGAGCACCCAAAGAAGGAGAAGATATAGGGGCGTTACTACCAAGAACCACGTCGGCCGATAACATTGGGAGAATACTTGCCGAGTTGGTTTCACACCAAATTCGTCATTGGTGATGTAAAAGCTTCATGTTGTACCGTTGATGAGAAGGAAGCAAAAAATGTGACCTCGTCATGTCCATCATCGAAGACTCGCAAAGTCATCTCCCGAAGTCATAGATGCGTGCATGGCCAAAATCACATTCACCGATGATGACCTTCTACTTGGCGACACACCTCATAATCGCCCTTTATTAATGATTGGGTTTGCACGTGAGCAAAAGGTGAACAAAATCCTAATCGATGGTGGATCTGGAGTTAACATCCTTCCTATTCACACAATGAGGGAGCTTGGAATCGCAATGGAGGATCTTTCCGCAAGTCGTTTGATGATCCAAGGATTCAACCAAGGAGGACAAAGAGCCATAGGAGCTGTCAAAGTAGACCTCACCATCGGCGAGCTGCAATCTAGCGCGTGGTTGCATGTGATCGATGCAAGGACTTCGTATAACATCTTACTCGGTAGGCCTTGGATACATGAGAACAAGGTGATCCCCTCTACCTACCACCAGTGTTTGAAGTATTATGAAGATGGAGATGAAAAGAAGATTATGGCCGATGATAATCCCTCCACTGAAGCTGAAACGCACTTCGCCGATGCCAAGTTCTACTTAAAGAAATGTGCCGCAAAAGTTGATGAAGTTGCGATAATCGATAATGCTGAGTTTATGAACAAAAATGCAAAGGTGGTTGCTTGTAAGGAGAAGGTAGCGATTACGGAAGATCAAAGATCCTCCGATGTCAGTAAGTTGCCCAACACAAATGGCGCTTCTTCGAGTAAGAAAGTGACTTCTGTTCTTCGTTATGTTCCAAAGGCCAAAAAGGACGAGGGAAACATGTTGGGAGGACTGACCCTTCCTATCAAGCAGATTGACACAATAAAGTCATCCACGAAATTACTTGGAAGATTTGTGGCTAGCAGCTCGCCACAAAATGAAGCACTCCCTACGAAGCGTACAGATGAAGGTTTCGATCCAAATGCTTACAAACTACTTGCAAAGGCTGGATACAATCCTAGTGAACCATCAAAATTGGGGAAGCTTCCAATAGAACCTGCGGCGAAGCAAAAACGTGAAGGCTTGGATATAAACAACCCCCACCAGTTCGTATCTCCATAAGAAGGGTAAGTAACAACTACATCACTGCGGAAGAGGAACCTCTCGCTTCTAACAAAAGGTTGTCTGTCTTTGACCGACTTGGAAAGTCGACCGCGAGGGTTTCTGTATTTGAGAGGTTAGGACCAATGAAGAATGGAAGCAAGATTCGGAGAAACCACAAGTGTGTGAAATCATCCGTTTTTCCCAAATCTCAAAATATCTCCAAAGACTTCCGAAGTCCGATCCCTTCTAGGATGAGGCGGCAAACGGATCTTGTGGTCTCATATCGAGAAGTACTGAAAGCAAAGTTGCATATTGTGGTCTACACCAAGGAGCATGATGAAGATGAAAAAAGTGTTGGCTCTTCATATCACATTATTGTACACGATGAGAGGGATACTTTAGCTCCAATAAAGGTTGATGAAGAGTTGGAGGATTTTTCTTGGTGTTACCATATATCCGTCAATGATGGCGAACCTCAAGAAGATGAAGACGTTAAGGATGCTCCGCCCGAATTTGAAGAAGGGGTAAAAACAACGGTCGACGCATTGAAAGAAGTCAACCTTGGCAAGTAATCGATGAAGATCCAAGGCCCACTTATGTATACTCTTTACTTGCGGTCGATGAAGAGAGTGCCTACGTCGAATTACTTAAAGAGTATAAGGATGTATTTGCCTGGAGTTACAAAGAGATGCCTGGCTTAGACCCTAAAGTTGCGGTCCATCATCTCGCTGTCAAGAACGGTACACGTCCTATCAAACAAGCACAGCGACGTTTCGAGCCGAATTGGTTCCCTTGATTGAAAATGAAGTTAACAAGCTTATTGAGGCTGGTTTCATTCGCGAAGTTAAGTTCCCCACATGGATTTCGAGCATTGTCCCCGAGAAAGAAGAATGGACAAATTCGAGTATGTGTTGACTTTAGGGATCTCAACAATGCATGCCCTAAGGACGAATTTCCACTTCCCATTGCTGAGCTTATGATTGATGCCACTACTGGATACGAGGCGATGTCCTTCATGGACGGCTCATCCGGCATAACCAGATCCGCATGTCACCTAAGGATGAAGAGCTTACCGCATTCCGCACTCCTAAAGGTATTTATTGCTACAAAGTAATGCCTTTTGGCTTGAAGAATGCTGGAGCAACATACCAAAGAGCTATGCAAAATATCTTCGACAACATCCTTCACAAAAATGTCGAATGTTATGTTGACGATCTGGtggtaaaatcaagaaaaaagagtgATCACTTGCAAGACCTGAGAATGGTGTTTGACCTACTACGAAGGTACCAACTCAAAATGAATCCTCTGAAGTGTGCATTTGGGGTTACCTCTGGAAAATTCCTTGGCTTTGTCGTTCGACATCGGGGATAGAAATTGATCAAGCTAAAGTAGATTCAATCGTGAAGATGGCCGAGCCAAGAAACATCCATGAGTTGAAAAGTACGCAAGGGAAGCTGG
This window harbors:
- the LOC132052385 gene encoding pentatricopeptide repeat-containing protein At5g61400-like; amino-acid sequence: MSMYCSQNLKTIFSKKSIVISRTIISWPFSTSSNLTTAILNAKNPTQAMHIFNSTPQKDLTLHSAIVHYLTKARLYLDARCLIKCLTENLGKNNNPRKVCSLIFNALGKIESGCGSNVFGVLIIALCEMGFVDDAYLVYQKMGKLPSLHACNALLDGFVKMGKIEFMWDIYRNMVSIGLCPSVVTYGVLIDACCLKGEILKAKLLYDEMGEKGIKPNVVIFTTLIRGFCNVNKIQEAEQMFAKMWEIGVLPNLFTYNTLMDGYSKKADVGRGFQLYREMLNHGILPNVVTFGILIDMLCKVGEVIAARNLFACMVKFGVGPNLFVYNCLIDGCCNSYDMSSALEMYSEMEKLGISPDVVTYGTLIKGHCTLGEVEEAEKFLLKMDATGVVVNSVIYNQLIDRYCKDRNMEKALALCSQMIEKGVQPDVVTFSILIDGFGKVGNLEAAVGVYTEMVIKGLKPDVVAYTALIDGHFKKGNTKAALRLHKEMMEAGVAPNTLTFTCLVDGFLKNGMISDAIKFFLKISSSRSTGVDGDFSNGVLSFPNNVTYSALIHGLLKDGQYFKANKFFVDLRRNGLYPDLPTYAMMIQRHFEARRITRVMMLKADMLKTGFMPNPCMCNVLLKGYQDMVDLSSTSKCYEELKDLGVVCSKASLMQSLQDHVNSSALLT